One genomic region from Magnetococcales bacterium encodes:
- a CDS encoding CopD family protein → MAIALLLHLVAATLWVGGMFFALLILRPATLALEIPVRVGLWSRVLERFMVVVWGAVITLPVTGYWMIFAGFGGMNGLGLHIHIMEGVGWCMIGLFLVLYFRAYRPMRRMAEQLLIPETGLYIERIRKIVLINLILGLITFVAAGAGRYW, encoded by the coding sequence ATGGCAATCGCTCTTCTCCTGCACCTCGTGGCCGCGACCCTCTGGGTGGGCGGCATGTTCTTCGCGCTGTTGATCCTGCGCCCCGCCACCCTCGCTTTGGAAATTCCGGTGCGGGTCGGCCTGTGGTCTCGGGTGCTGGAACGGTTCATGGTAGTGGTCTGGGGGGCGGTGATCACCCTGCCGGTCACCGGCTATTGGATGATTTTCGCCGGCTTTGGCGGCATGAACGGCTTGGGCCTCCACATCCACATCATGGAAGGGGTGGGCTGGTGCATGATCGGGTTGTTTCTGGTGCTTTATTTCCGCGCCTACCGCCCCATGCGCCGCATGGCCGAACAACTCCTGATTCCGGAAACCGGCCTCTACATCGAACGCATCCGCAAAATCGTCCTGATCAATCTGATCCTCGGCCTGATCACCTTCGTCGC